TGCTGGGACGGCTGGTAGAGACGCTCGTAGCCGAAGTTCGCCAGTGCGATGAGCCCGGTGGCGATCACCGCCGCGGCCACCCGCTTCGGAGCGGGGATCTCGACCGATGTCCGCCACACCGCGAAGACAGCCCAGGCGCAACCCACCGTGATCAGGCACCACAGCACCCCGTAGGCCGTGGAATCGACGTCCTTGAGCGTCATGAGCAGAAGCGCGGCGTTGGTCAAGAATGCCGCGACCGTGCCGATCAGCGCGACCGTTCCCGAGTAGGGAATACGGTTTCGGGACCAGTGGTCCCAGACCGCGACGGCACCCACCAGTGTGGTGACCGAGACCAGGATGAGGATGGCACCGGTGATGCGACCCGCGTAGGTCAGGGCGCCGACGAGGTCTTCGAAGCCGAGCCAGCCCAGCGGCAGCCCCGTCAGAAGCAGAACCACCAGGATAAATGCCATGGTCGCCGGTGACCGCCTGTTGCTCGTCGGGACCAGCAACTCCCGCAGACGGGATCCGACGCCGGACCAGAGGGGAACCTTCACGTGGTCAGCTCCCGACGCCACAGGCCGATGCGGGAGTGCCGTCCACTTTGATGGTGACCGCGACCGGAAACACACCCGAGCCGGCTGGTGCACGGTCCCGCCGGTCGGTTCCGGCCTACGCCAACTGAAGCCAAGAGGTGTCTCCTTCGAACGTCACTGCGGCACCGCACGGGTGGAGCGCTGTCCGGCGAGCCCCTGACGGCTTACTTCCTGCGGCACGTACCTCGCGGTGGCGTCTCGGAGCATCCGATCCCCGCAGCGGACCAGGAGACCTGCTGCTGCGCCGGGACTCGAGCACCATCGTCCGTGATGATCATTCGGATCACCATCCGGATGCCGCCGGACGGCCTACACGAATGAGTCCCCTTCGGGCTCCGGACCGGAGGTTCGCTGTCGTCGATCCTGCGGCGAACGAGGAACTCATGCGGATCCTCGTCGGCGGGGATGAGCGCCCAGCCCTGGGTGCAGAAGCCCTTCATGCCGATCACGCAGGCGCTCAGCGCTACTGGGACACTGGCCGACTCAGGCCGTGGGTATGCCGACCGCATCCCACGACTGGAGTACCGCATCGCGCTCCTGCGGCCCGTAGGCTTCGGCGGCGTCCACGGTCCGCCGTGCGAAGGACGTGAAGTCGGCGTCGCTGGCAAGCGTGCCACTGGCGAGCACGTCGTACCAGATACGGCCAGCGCCATCCCAGGCGTGGGCGCCAAGCTGGGTGGCGGCCAGGTAGAAAGCGTGGTTAGGGATGCCCGAGTTGATGTGCACGCCGCCATTGTCGGCGAAGGTCTGCACAAAGTCGTTCATGTGGGCAGGCTGCGGATCCTTGCCGAGCTCATCGTCGTCGTACGCGGTGCCGGGCGCCTTCATCGAGCGCAGCGCGACTCCCTGCACTCCGGGGCGCAGCAGTTCCTCTCCGATCAGCCAGTTTGCTTCCTCGGTTGTCTCGCCCTTGGCGTACTGCTCGACCAGGGACCCGAATACGTCGGACAGGTGCTCGTTCAGAGCTCCGGACTGGCCCACGTATGCCAAGTTGGCGGTGTATTGGGTGACGCCGTGGGTGAGCTCGTGGCCAATGACGTCGGGGGACTGAGTGAAGTCGCCGAAGATGTGCCCATCCCCGTCGCCGAAGACCATCTGCTCGCCGTCCCAGAAGGCATTGTCGTAGTCCCGGCGGTAGTGAACGCTGGCGTCCAGCGGGAGGCCGGCCCCGTCGATGGACGAGCGGGACAGGGTCTGCAGATAGAAGTCGAAGGTGGCTCCAAGGCCGTCGTAGGCTTGATTGACCGAGGTGTCCGGTACGTCGGTCTCGCCCTCTCCGCGTATGCGTCTGCCGGGCAACTCCTGCCGGTGCTCGGCGTCGCGGACGGTGCGATCGGAGTGGCCGGGCCCGCGCGTCGGCAAGGCGGCGGTCGGGCCGATCTCGGCCGTTAGCCTGCGTTGGACGCGTTGTGCCGCGTCGAGCGCAAGGGTGCGGCGGGCAGGCTCGTTCACGGCCGGGTCCTCAGCTCGGGCCAGCCGGTTGAGCAAATGCGGCGGCACGATTGCACAGGGTGTCTTGGCCACGGGCCTGAGCAAGGAGCCTCGGATGTCGTCGGTCATGGGAGGTGCTCCGATCGGTGCGGTAGCGCATCTCATCCGCCTGACGCTCGCGCTTTTCGCGGGTGGTGGTACGCGTGCCGACATTGGACTGAAGTGGTTGACGAACAGCGTCACCGTCTTCTGATCCGAGGCCCTTATGTCCACCCTCGAGGCAGTCCCGTGAACAGTGCTGCCGGTCCGTCAGATGCTGGTACGAGCCGTCGACGCCTGCGACACGCGTAAGGCGCCGCCCCCGCGATACTGGGTGCCGACATACTCAAGGAGGTCGACGGGATTAACAACCTGAAGAGCACGCACGTCCGCCTTGAGATGCCGCGGCGCGAGGACGTCTTCATGTCGAAGGTGGCCGATTGCTGTGCCGAGCATGGAGTTCTCTCCCTGGAGGAGAAGACGCTTCCGGTTTCAACGGGCGATCCATGCGCGCGCGTGCTATGTCATCAGTTTCCGCCCGTTACCAGAGGTCTGCAACTCAGCGTCCAGCAGCTTCGACCGTGGCCCGTCACTACAGCCAGGTCTCACCGAGGGGGCGGCATTGGCCTCGGCGCCGGCACCGAGGCCAATGCCCCGAAACCAAGGCGGGTTGGCGCAACTCGGCGTGTGTTTCAGGCCTAGGCTCGACAGCATGAGACCGCTTCCGGTCGCGTGATCAGGCCATATCTCGGGCATTTTGCTGACATACCCGAGATATGGATGTCGCAGGCCATCAAGAAGGACCTCGGCAATCGCGTGCCGTGTGACCAGGTGTTTCTGCCGAAGGAGATCGCACATATCACGGCGGACCTCAATGCCACCGCGGAAGCCCAGCTGGATCTCGTGCCCTTCGCTCATCTCAAGATCTTCTTCACCAACGATGGACAAGGCCTGGCACCGCATCCGCCGTGTTCCGCTCGGGCCGGGCAAAGGGTCGCCGAAGTGGGCTCGACCGGGAACGCCACCGGACCCCACCTGGACTTCGAAAAGCGCCCGGCTGGTGGTCGTTTCGGGTCCGACGTGACTCCCAGCTGGTCGTGACTTCCAGCAGGACGTCCGGCGTTGTCAGCCGTCCTGCTGGGCGGGCTTGGTCCAGTCGGGGTCGGCCCAGCGGCGTGGCTCGGTCGGATCGGGCAGATCCGTACGGTACTTGGGGTCTCGCTCCAGGCGGAGCCGGACGCTTGTGTGCAGCACGGCGTGCTCGGGTACGCGGCGCGAGCGCCGGCCGGCCAGCATCCAGAACGGGCCGTTGTGGTGGATGGCCGCGTCGGCGAACTCCTCGGTCACCACACACGCCTCGGCGTATGCGCCGGAGCGGAAGACCAGGTCCTGGCAGACTTCATCGGTTATCCACTTGAGGGTGATCGTCGAGAGCAGGGGATCGCCCTTCTTGGACGGGCTGGCGATGTTCGAAGGGGACATCGTGCTCGGTACCGTGGAAGATGGCCGAACAGGCCGACGCGGGGCCCGTGCTCGCGGCTGTCGGGATCGTGCCGTCCGAGCAGGGGCAGCAGCGTCGCTGGCCGAACGCGACTGTGCCGTTCGAGATCGATCCCAGCCTGTCCGACCCGCAGCGCGTCACGGACCCCATCGCCCACTGGGAATCCCGTACCCGCATCCGGTTCCTCGAACGAACCCCTGCCAATGCGGCTCAGTTCCGGGACTTCGTGCGCTTCCTGCCAGGCAGCGGATGTTCTTCGAACGTGGGCCGACGCGGCGGTCTGCAGACAGTCACGCTGGGCCCTAACTGCTCCACCGGCAACGCCATCCACGAGATCGGTCACACGGTGGGCCTGTGGCACGAGCAGAGCCGCGAGGACCGTGATCAGCACGTCACGATCGTGTTCGCGAATTGGGCATGTTGGAGCGGATCACGGCTCCGTCATCCGGGTGAGGAGCCCGCGGCACCTGCCCGTTGACGCTGACGACCCGCGGCCGTACCGTGCGGCGGGCAGATACGTGACCGTCGTTCATAAACGAGGACATGGGGTGGGGTCGTGGGGCAGCGCAGGGTCGTGGTGTCGGGTGGCGGTACCGGGATCGGGCGGGCGGTGGCCGAGGTCTTTGCGGCGGACGGCGACCACGTCGTCCTCATCGGGCGGCGCGAGGGGCCTCTGGAGAAGGCCGCCGGAGAGCTCGACGCCGCGCACGGTGCGGGAACGGCCTCCTGGGTCGCCGCCGATCTGAGCGATCCCGGCCAGGCCCGCAGAGCCGTGGAGTTCTGCACCGCGGGCGGCGCGCAGGTCGACGTGGTCGTCGCCAACGCCGGCGGCAACGTCGCACCGGCCCACGACGGCACCCTCGAAGGCATCGCGGACAGCTTCCGCTGCAACTTCGAGGCCAACGTGCTCACCGCCGTGCTGCTCACCGAAGGGCTGCTGCCGCACCTCACCCAGCCCGGCGGCCGGATCATCCAGATGTCGTCCATCGCCGCGCTGCGCGGCCCCGGTTCGTACGGCGGCTCCAAGGCCACCGTCAACACCTACACCGTCGACCTGGCGCAGAAGCTCGGCCCGCAGGGCATCACCGTGAACGCGGTCGCTCCAGGCTTCGTCGCCGACACCGAGTTCTTCGGCGACCGGGCCACGCCCGAGTTCGTCGCCGCCCGGACCAAGCAGTCGCTGACCGGCCAGGCGGGCCGGCCCTCGGACATCGCCGCCGCGGTGCACTATGTGGCGTCACCTGAAGCGGCGTACATGACGGCGCAGATCGTGCATGTGAACGGGGGAGCAGCGCTGGGACATTGACGGTCCGTTACCGGTTCGCAGCCGCCCGGCGCGCGACCAACCCGACTCCACGCTCGTTGCACCGGCATGGGGATCTCGCCATTGAAGGTCGTTAATCTTGAAGTTGCTGGTCAGGGGGCTGGAATGGGTGGGTGATTGGGTACTCGAGCTGGTCGTGGGCGGGTGTCGATGGTGGATCGTCTGTCAGCGGGCGACTTCGTGGTTCGTGGGTACGAGCAGCGCCCGCAGCAGCGTGGTGGCGTGGCGGGTGTCGAGGCGGAGCTTGGTGAGGATTCGCCAGCTTTTCAGGTGGGAGAAGGCGTGCTCGCAGGCGGCCCTTTCCCGCGCGATCAGCTTGTTGGCTTCCTTCTTCGCGCTGATCACCGGCTTGGTGCGGGCGGCCTTGTAGCCGGTGATGAGCACCGGGTTGTCTGGGTCGTCGTCCAGGCCGATGAAGCCGAGGTCGCCGAGCGCGCCCAGGCGCCCGTGGACGCGCGTTGTCCGACACGACGTCGATGATCTCGGCGAAGGGTTCCGGGGACGTGGACGTCGTCCGCTGCGTCATGGAGTTTGCACTCACAGGCCTCGGCCGTCGCGGGCGAGCGGCCCGTGCCAGCGTTCCTCGGTCTCGTGCAGGAGCCGTGCTACGGGCGGGTCCGGGGCGGCGGAGCAGGACAGCCACAGCACCTCCTCGATGGTGCCGTGCAGGCGACGCGTGGTGGCCAGCGCCGCCTCCAGGACGCCCCGCACGCGGCCCTCGTCCGCCTGCTACGGTGCGCCGATGTCAGCGATCAAGAAGTTCCAAGTCACCTTTGACTGCGCAGAACCAGAGCGTCTCGCTCGATTCTGGTGCCAGGTGTTGGGGTACGTAATACCGCCGCCACCAGAGGGGTTTGTCACTTGGGACGATTTCAAGCGTTCGCAGCCATCTGAGCAGCGGGATTCATGGTTCGCCTGCATAGATCCCACAGGCGTGGGCCCGCGACTGTACTTCCAGCGCGTTCCCGAGGGGAAGGCCGTCAAGAACCGGGTTCATCTTGATGTGCGGGTCGGCACCGGACTCGTGGGTAAGGAGCGCCTCGCCGCACTTGAGGCCGAATGCACGCGACTGGTCCCACTCGGTGCGGTACACGTGCAAACGCTGTATGACGGCAACGACGCGTGCATCCCGATGCTGGACATCGAGGGCAACGAGTTCTGTATCGACTGAGCATTCTCTGAGCCCGGGCGGCGGGGGGCCGCCTCCCTTGGGTCTCTCCGGCCTCGTATGGGGCGGGAGTTACCCCGTGAGGGCGAGGTTCTGCAGATGGGCAATGCCCAGCATGGCGGCGCCGACGTCTCTACGCCTGGCGTGACAGGTCGGCCACCAAGAGGTCGAGGGTGGCTTCCTCGTGGAGCGCGACGCCGAGGGCGGTCATGGCAGGAGCGAGGTCCGGGTCCCAGTCTGCGCTGACCGGCGGGCCATCGAGTGCCAGTTGAGGGATGCCCTCAGTCTGACTGCGCGCGGCCAGGTGCTCGTAGTCCGCGGCGCCCATGCGCCAGGACAGGGCTTCGCAGCGGCGGATGACTCGGTTGGCCAGGGCGATCCCTGGCCAGTCGAAGTCGCCGTGGTACGCGAAGCGGCAGCCTGTGGTGGCAAGGGCGTCGAGAAGCGTGAAGACCACCGTGGCCGCGCTGCCGGACGTGCAGACCACGGGCTGTGCGCAGGCCGCGTCAGCGGCGGCTTCCACCACGCGCGGGTTCTCACAGATGTGGATGAGCGTGCCAGTGGGGAGTTGCAGCCGCAGAGTGTGCAGGTCGCGCGGTGTGAGGTGGGCTTCGGCGTTATGCTCGGCCCGTTCTCGTAGGCCGCGCTCCTGCCAGCCCTCGCCTTCTGGGCGTAGCCCATAGGTCAGCACCGTGCTGGAGACCTCGTCCGGCGTGACGGATACCAGTCGCCACAGGGCGCGTCGGCCGGCCGCGTCGTCGGGGAACTCGGTGTCATGGGCGAGGGCGACGCCGCGTTGGACGAGGCGTGCGAGCCAGGTGCCGTCGTCCAGGCCGTGCGCGGAGCCGGTCGCCATGGCGGCGAGTTCTCCTCGGCCGAGTGCGCCGTTGCGCTCGGGTCCAAGGACAGTGGTGAGGACGTGGACGGCCTGTTGGAGTGTCTGTATCGCCGCTTCGGGCGGCACTCCTTTCGGAACGCCGGCACGGCGCAAGAGGTCGTACCACTGCCGGGGCCATTCCTGGTTGGCGAGCGGGGAGGCGTCCAGCGACGAAGTGAGGGACGTCCACACTTGCTCTCGCCGTGCCGCCAGGTCCGCGCGGGCGGCACGGCGGTCGTTGAGTGGCGGGCCGAGTTCCTCCAGGGTCTGTCTGAGGCCGAGTGCGGCGGCCGAGGCGCGTAGCCGTGCGTCGAGGATGTCGAGCCGCACGGTCACAGTGGTACCGGTGAGGGGTTTGCCCAGTAGGAGAGACAGGTCGTTGCGTTCTTGGGTGTTCACTTCGGTCAGCCGGAGGGAACCGGTGGCCTGTACACCGTTGCTCTCCAGGCGCTTACGTGCCCCCTGCCAGAGCCGGGTGAGTCCAGGTCCCGTCAGCCAGTCGCGTGTTGCGGCGGGTAGCGTGCTCATACGGACACCAGACGCCGGTGCCGGCCGTTCCAGGTGTAGTGCAAGGTGGCCACGCCGCGCACATGGGGATCACGCAGGCACTCGTAGATGTGCAGGGATGGAACTTCGGGCCAGTTGCCCATGAGTCGCTCGCTGGTGAGGACGAAGTCGAGATCGAGGTCGACGAGGATACGGCCCAGTCGTCCATGGGTGGGTTCGTCGACCTTCGCGAAGGCGTCGTCCAGGAGGATCAGTCGCGGGGCGTGCGGGGCTGACTCGGCGAGGCTGCTGAAGTGGGCGGCGGCCGCGGCGAAGAGCACGAGGTAGGAGAGGACCCGTTGTTCGCCTTGGCTGAGACCGGTCCGGCCGGTCAGTTTCCGTCGACGGCCTGGGGCCGCGTCCTCGACCACGAAGGTGTGGAAGCGGAACCAGTCGCAGTAATCCAGCGCGGTCCGCAGATGGGCGGCGTAACCGGCTGACGGGTCGGCACGACGGGCGTCTTCGATCCGGCGTTGCAGTACCTCGCGCAGTTGCTCAGTCTGCTCGCGCGTCCTGAGGCTTGAGGGACTGCGCAGCAGCTCGACGGCCGCGCGCACGTCCGCGTCTACGTCTTCGTCCAGCTTCCACATCAGCTCGACGCCGAGACCGTGGGATGTGCGTACGGTTCGCAGGGTGTCGTTGAGAGCCGCGACCAGGTTGGCCGCGGTGATGACCTGTGCCGAGAGGTGGTCGCCGAGTTCGCCGGTCAGGAACCTCTGGAACACCTCACGTTCGCGCTCGGTGAGCCGTCCCCGGGCCTCTGCAGCCTGGACCGCGATCCGCTCGCCCACGGCCGCGACGTCATGGGACCCGTGGTCGTCGACCAGGCGGCACACCTTGATTGCGTCGCGCTCCTCCAGCTGAGCGTCGAACCCGC
The DNA window shown above is from Streptomyces sp. NBC_01445 and carries:
- a CDS encoding M4 family metallopeptidase — encoded protein: MTDDIRGSLLRPVAKTPCAIVPPHLLNRLARAEDPAVNEPARRTLALDAAQRVQRRLTAEIGPTAALPTRGPGHSDRTVRDAEHRQELPGRRIRGEGETDVPDTSVNQAYDGLGATFDFYLQTLSRSSIDGAGLPLDASVHYRRDYDNAFWDGEQMVFGDGDGHIFGDFTQSPDVIGHELTHGVTQYTANLAYVGQSGALNEHLSDVFGSLVEQYAKGETTEEANWLIGEELLRPGVQGVALRSMKAPGTAYDDDELGKDPQPAHMNDFVQTFADNGGVHINSGIPNHAFYLAATQLGAHAWDGAGRIWYDVLASGTLASDADFTSFARRTVDAAEAYGPQERDAVLQSWDAVGIPTA
- a CDS encoding M23 family metallopeptidase, giving the protein MSQAIKKDLGNRVPCDQVFLPKEIAHITADLNATAEAQLDLVPFAHLKIFFTNDGQGLAPHPPCSARAGQRVAEVGSTGNATGPHLDFEKRPAGGRFGSDVTPSWS
- a CDS encoding M12 family metallopeptidase — translated: MAEQADAGPVLAAVGIVPSEQGQQRRWPNATVPFEIDPSLSDPQRVTDPIAHWESRTRIRFLERTPANAAQFRDFVRFLPGSGCSSNVGRRGGLQTVTLGPNCSTGNAIHEIGHTVGLWHEQSREDRDQHVTIVFANWACWSGSRLRHPGEEPAAPAR
- a CDS encoding SDR family NAD(P)-dependent oxidoreductase, yielding MGQRRVVVSGGGTGIGRAVAEVFAADGDHVVLIGRREGPLEKAAGELDAAHGAGTASWVAADLSDPGQARRAVEFCTAGGAQVDVVVANAGGNVAPAHDGTLEGIADSFRCNFEANVLTAVLLTEGLLPHLTQPGGRIIQMSSIAALRGPGSYGGSKATVNTYTVDLAQKLGPQGITVNAVAPGFVADTEFFGDRATPEFVAARTKQSLTGQAGRPSDIAAAVHYVASPEAAYMTAQIVHVNGGAALGH
- a CDS encoding VOC family protein; this encodes MSAIKKFQVTFDCAEPERLARFWCQVLGYVIPPPPEGFVTWDDFKRSQPSEQRDSWFACIDPTGVGPRLYFQRVPEGKAVKNRVHLDVRVGTGLVGKERLAALEAECTRLVPLGAVHVQTLYDGNDACIPMLDIEGNEFCID
- a CDS encoding TIGR02679 family protein; this translates as MSTLPAATRDWLTGPGLTRLWQGARKRLESNGVQATGSLRLTEVNTQERNDLSLLLGKPLTGTTVTVRLDILDARLRASAAALGLRQTLEELGPPLNDRRAARADLAARREQVWTSLTSSLDASPLANQEWPRQWYDLLRRAGVPKGVPPEAAIQTLQQAVHVLTTVLGPERNGALGRGELAAMATGSAHGLDDGTWLARLVQRGVALAHDTEFPDDAAGRRALWRLVSVTPDEVSSTVLTYGLRPEGEGWQERGLRERAEHNAEAHLTPRDLHTLRLQLPTGTLIHICENPRVVEAAADAACAQPVVCTSGSAATVVFTLLDALATTGCRFAYHGDFDWPGIALANRVIRRCEALSWRMGAADYEHLAARSQTEGIPQLALDGPPVSADWDPDLAPAMTALGVALHEEATLDLLVADLSRQA